The following coding sequences lie in one Hippopotamus amphibius kiboko isolate mHipAmp2 chromosome 17, mHipAmp2.hap2, whole genome shotgun sequence genomic window:
- the SMG8 gene encoding nonsense-mediated mRNA decay factor SMG8, giving the protein MAGPVSLRELLMGASAWTGSESPEGSPTEGGGSAAGGAEPPWREDEICVVGIFGKTALRLNSEKFSLVNTVCDRQVFPLFRHQDPGDSGAGIRTEAGAVGEDGGAGDPGAGAGAGDPVRGGVAAAEGNRTEPGSQDYSLLQAYYNQESKVLYLLLTSICDNSQLLRACRALQSGEAGGGLSLPHAEAHEFWKHQEKLQCLSLLYLFSVCHILLLVHPTCSFDITYDRVFRALDGLRQKVLPLLKTAIKDCPVGKDWKLNCRPCPPRLLFLFQLNGALKVEPPRNQDPAHPDKPKKHSPKRRLQHALEDQIYRIFRKSRVLTNQSINCLFTVPANQAFVYIVPGSQEEDPVGMLLDQLRSHCTVKDPESLLVVPAPLSGSRRYQVMRQHSRQQLSFHTDTSSSSSSAQLVDFTLREFLWQHVELVLSKKGFDDSVGRNPQPSHFELPTYQKWISAASKLYEVAIDGKEEDPGSPTGELTSKILSSIKVLEGFLDIDTKFSENRCQKALPMAHSAYQSNLPHNYTMTVHKNQLAQALRVYSQHARGPAFHKYAMQLHEDCYKFWSNGHQLCEERSLTDQHCVHKFHSLPKSGEKPEADRNPPVLYHNSRARSTGACNCGRKQAPRDDPFDIKAANYDFYQLLEEKCCGKLDHINFPVFEPSTPDPAPAKNESSPAPPDADADKLKEKEPQTQGESTSLSLALSLGQSTDSLGTYPADPQAGGDNPEVHGQGEVKTEKRPNLVDRQASTVEYLPGMLHSNCPKGLLPKFSSWSLVKLGPAKSYNFHTGLDQQGFIPGTNYLMPWDIVIRTRAEDEGDLDTNSWPAPNKAIPGKRSAVVMGRGRRRDDIARAFVGFEYEDSRGRRFMCSGPDKVMKVMGSGPKESALKALNSDMPLYILSSSQGRGLKPHYAQLMRLFVVVPDAPLQIILMPQVQPGPPPCPVFYPEKQEITLPPDGLWVLRFPYAYVTERGPCFPPKENVQLMSYKVLRGVLKAVTQ; this is encoded by the exons ATGGCGGGTCCTGTCAGCTTGCGAGAGCTTCTAATGGGCGCTTCAGCCTGGACAGGCTCTGAAAGTCCCGAGGGGTCCCCTACAGAGGGTGGTGGGAGCGCTGCTGGCGGAGCGGAGCCTCCCTGGCGGGAGGATGAGATTTGCGTGGTGGGAATCTTCGGCAAGACGGCTCTGCGCCTGAATTCCGAGAAGTTTTCACTTGTGAACACGGTGTGCGACCGACAGGTCTTTCCCCTTTTTCGCCACCAAGATCCTGGAGACTCGGGGGCTGGAATCAGGACCGAGGCTGGGGCCGTCGGGGAGGATGGTGGGGCTGGGGACcctggggccggggccggggccggggatCCAGTCCGGGGAGGCGTAGCTGCCGCGGAAGGGAACCGAACTGAGCCAGGTTCCCAGGACTATAGCCTTCTGCAAGCCTATTACAACCAGGAAAGCAAAGTTCTTTATCTTCTCCTCACTTCCATCTGTGACAATTCCCAGCTTCTGCGGGCTTGTCGGGCCCTTCAGAGTGGGGAAGCTGGAGGTGGCCTTTCTTTACCTCATGCAGAAGCGCACGAGTTCTGGAAGCATCAAGAGAAACTGCAGTGCCTCAGTCTCCTTTACCTTTTCTCTGTTTGTCACATCCTGCTTCTGGTCCATCCCACTTGTTCCTTTGACATCACTTATGATCGAGTATTCAGAGCCCTGGATGGACTGAGACAGAAAGTACTGCCCCTCCTCAAAACAGCCATTAAGGATTGTCCGGTTGGCAAAGACTGGAAGCTAAACTGCAGACCTTGCCCACCTCgactccttttcctctttcaactCAATGGGGCACTCAAGGTGGAACCGCCTCGGAACCAAGACCCAGCTCATCCAGACAAACCCAAGAAGCATTCTCCCAAAAGGAGACTGCAGCATGCCCTGGAAGACCAGATCTATAGAATCTTCCGGAAGAGTCGTGTCTTGACTAATCAGAGTATCAACTGCCTCTTTACTGTGCCTGCCAATCAAGCTTTTGTGTACATAGTTCCTGGGAGCCAGGAGGAGGACCCAGTAGGCATGTTGCTGGACCAACTTAGGAGTCATTGTACTGTGAAAGACCCTGAATCTTTGCTGGTGGTCCCTGCACCCCTTTCTGGGTCCAGGCGATACCAGGTGATGAGGCAGCACAGCCGACAACAGCTTTCTTTCCACACTGACACCAGCAGTTCCAGTTCTTCGGCACAGCTAGTGGATTTCACTCTCCGGGAATTCCTATGGCAGCATGTAGAGCTAGTACTAAGCAAGAAAGGTTTTGATGACAGTGTGGGCAGGAACCCGCAGCCTTCCCATTTTGAACTTCCTACTTATCAGAAGTGGATCTCAGCAGCTTCAAAACTGTATGAAGTAGCTATCGATGGGAAAGAGGAGGACCCAGGATCTCCCACCGGGGAGCTAACATCTAAGATTTTAAGCAGTATTAAAGTCTTGGAAGGGTTTTTGGATATTGACACAAAGTTCTCAGAGAACCGATGCCAAAAAGCATTACCCATGGCCCATAGTGCCTACCAGTCAAATTTGCCTCATAATTACACGATGACTGTCCATAAGAATCAGCTTGCCCAGGCTCTTCGAGTGTACAGTCAACATGCTAGGGGCCCAGCCTTTCATAAATATGCCATGCAATTACACGAGGACTGCTACAAGTTTTGGAGCAATGGCCATCAGCTCTGTGAGGAGAGGAGTTTAACTGATCAACACTGTGTACATAAATTTCACTCCTTACCTAAATCAG GAGAAAAACCAGAGGCTGATAGAAACCCTCCTGTGCTATATCACAATAGCCGAGCTCGATCCACTGGTGCCTGTAACTGTGGAAGGAAACAGGCACCTCGAGATGATCCCTTTGATATCAAGGCAGCTAACTATGACTTTTATCAG CTTCTGGAAGAAAAATGTTGTGGAAAATTGGATCACATCAATTTCCCAGTATTTGAACCAAGTACTCCAGATCCTGCTCCTGCCAAAAACGAATCATCTCCTGCCCCTCCAGATGCAGATGCTgataaacttaaagaaaaagaacctCAAACCCAAGGAGAGAGCACAAGCCTGAGTTTAGCTTTAAGTTTAGGCCAATCCACAGATAGTTTAGGTACCTATCCAGCTGATCCACAAGCGGGAGGAGATAATCCAGAAGTTCATGGTCaaggagaagtaaaaactgaaaagagacCAAACTTGGTTGATCGACAGGCATCCACAGTTGAATATCTCCCAGGCATGCTACATTCAAATTGCCCCAAAGGTCTCCTACCCAAGTTCTCCAGCTGGTCTTTGGTGAAACTAGGCCCTGCAAAGTCTTATAACTTTCATACTGGTTTGGACCAACAGGGCTTCATTCCAGGAACAAACTATCTTATGCCTTGGGACATTGTCATCAGGACTAGAGCTGAAGATGAAGGAGACTTAGACACAAATTCTTGGCCTGCTCCAAATAAAGCGATTCCTGGAAAGAGAAGTGCAGTGGTAATGGGAAGAGGGAGACGGCGAGATGACATAGCACGAGCATTTGTGGGCTTTGAATATGAAGACTCTCGAGGTCGAAGATTTATGTGCTCAGGACCTGACAAAGTAATGAAAGTAATGGGAAGTGGGCCCAAGGAATCAGCTTTAAAAGCCCTGAATAGCGATATGCCCTTATACATTCTGTCGTCATCTCAGGGTAGAGGGCTAAAACCACACTATGCTCAACTTATGAGGCTTTTTGTTGTGGTTCCGGATGCTCCTTTGCAGATAATACTGATGCCTCAG GTTCAGCCAGGCCCACCGCCATGTCCAGTATTCTACccagaaaaacaagaaatcactCTCCCACCTGATGGCCTCTGGGTTTTGAGATTTCCTTATGCCTACGTGACTGAGAGAGGACCTTGTTTCCCTCCGAAGGAAAATGTGCAGTTGATGAGTTACAAGGTGCTCCGTGGGGTTCTTaaagcagtaacacaataa